A stretch of Borrelia turcica IST7 DNA encodes these proteins:
- the purB gene encoding adenylosuccinate lyase: protein MDKYINPLESRYSSKEMLYIFSPKFKYTTWRKLWYNLALTQRELGVDIKQEQLDKLYKHIENIDFEVVEKYEEKFKHEVMAHLYAYADLVGDDARKILHLGVTSAFLMDNTDLIQIKEALLLIKNKLKIIIKTLNNFSIKHKNLAILAYTHLQEAQLTTLGKRSSLWLQSLIFDFKELNFILSNLCFRGVKGTVGNQSSFKELLSSNFERVKNLDISVAKKMGFSKVYKITSQTYDRKLDSSVLNFLSNLSQSAHKITNDIRFMQHLKEIEEHFEEKQIGSSAMPYKRNPIHSERVASLAKFIMSLQTSGGFIAATQWLERTLDDSACKRLNIPQAFLAADAILILLNKIFSNIRVNEKIIEQHVKIEMPFILTEDILMKATKNGGDRQILHEKMRTYSMQVRENIYLGKHENDLIKLILNDESFRLTPKDISEILNPNENIGFASSQVEDFIQEIVIPILKET from the coding sequence ATGGATAAATATATAAACCCATTAGAATCAAGATATTCAAGCAAAGAAATGCTTTACATTTTTTCACCAAAATTTAAGTACACAACATGGAGAAAACTTTGGTATAACCTAGCCTTAACCCAAAGAGAACTAGGAGTGGATATTAAACAAGAACAACTAGATAAACTATATAAACATATTGAAAATATTGATTTTGAAGTCGTAGAAAAATATGAAGAAAAATTTAAACATGAAGTCATGGCACATCTTTACGCATATGCTGATTTAGTTGGAGATGACGCTCGAAAAATTTTACATCTTGGTGTTACAAGTGCATTCTTAATGGACAATACAGATTTAATTCAAATAAAAGAAGCATTATTACTTATTAAAAATAAATTAAAAATCATCATTAAAACTTTAAATAATTTTTCAATAAAGCATAAAAATTTAGCAATACTTGCATATACCCATCTACAAGAGGCTCAATTAACAACACTTGGAAAAAGAAGTAGTTTGTGGCTTCAAAGTTTAATTTTTGATTTTAAAGAACTTAATTTCATTTTATCAAACCTGTGTTTCAGAGGAGTAAAGGGTACTGTTGGTAATCAAAGTAGTTTTAAAGAATTACTATCATCTAATTTTGAAAGAGTAAAAAATCTTGATATAAGTGTGGCTAAAAAAATGGGTTTTAGTAAAGTTTACAAAATCACTAGTCAAACTTACGATCGTAAACTTGATTCATCGGTACTAAATTTTCTAAGTAATCTATCCCAAAGTGCACATAAAATCACTAATGATATTAGATTCATGCAACACCTTAAAGAAATTGAAGAGCATTTTGAAGAGAAACAAATAGGTTCATCAGCAATGCCTTATAAAAGAAACCCTATTCACAGCGAAAGAGTAGCCTCTCTTGCCAAGTTTATAATGAGTCTACAAACAAGTGGCGGATTTATAGCCGCAACCCAATGGCTTGAGCGTACTTTAGACGATTCGGCTTGTAAGAGATTAAATATTCCTCAAGCATTCCTAGCAGCTGACGCCATTTTAATATTACTCAATAAAATATTTAGTAATATTAGAGTAAATGAAAAAATCATTGAACAACATGTAAAGATAGAAATGCCATTTATCCTAACAGAAGATATATTAATGAAAGCAACCAAAAATGGCGGTGACAGGCAAATATTGCATGAAAAGATGAGAACTTATTCTATGCAAGTAAGGGAAAATATTTATTTAGGAAAACATGAGAACGATTTAATTAAGCTAATTCTTAATGATGAAAGCTTTAGGTTAACACCTAAGGATATAAGTGAAATTTTAAATCCAAATGAAAACATAGGATTTGCCTCTTCTCAGGTCGAAGATTTTATTCAAGAAATAGTAATTCCTATTCTTAAAGAAACATAA
- a CDS encoding adenylosuccinate synthase, whose amino-acid sequence MSIYAVIGTQWGDEGKGKIIDFLSAKADYVVRFNGGNNAGHTIVANNKKFIFHLLPSGVLQGSNCIIGPGVVIDLQVLLEELEILKQNNIEINILISDKAHIIMPYHIKIDELSEQKKGNDKIGTTKKGIGPCYADKINRTGIRAVDLLNMEIFAKKLKINLDEKNKIIEKIYNEKPFNYVDILNKYKEYTEILKPVITNTEEILKDAIISEKTILIEGAQGTMLDIEHGTFPFVTSSSTLITAAVGCGIPSSKIKQKIGIIKAFSSRVGAGPFASEIKDSIGDKIREKGKEYGATTGRPRRIGWLDILTIKKSVGLNELNHLALTKLDILNDMEELKICVAYEYQGKIYEYIPTSCEILEKAKPIYKTFKGFKQDISNISRYEDLPTEAREYIEFIEREVGVQISIISLGEAREKTIFRNKEWINI is encoded by the coding sequence ATGTCAATTTATGCGGTTATTGGTACCCAATGGGGAGACGAAGGCAAGGGGAAAATTATAGATTTTCTCTCAGCAAAGGCAGATTATGTTGTAAGATTTAACGGAGGAAATAATGCTGGACATACAATTGTTGCTAATAATAAAAAATTTATTTTTCACCTGTTACCTTCTGGAGTTCTACAAGGATCAAATTGTATAATTGGACCTGGAGTCGTAATTGATCTGCAAGTTTTACTTGAAGAACTTGAGATACTCAAACAAAACAATATTGAAATAAATATACTAATCAGCGATAAAGCACACATAATAATGCCTTACCACATAAAAATTGACGAGCTTAGCGAACAAAAAAAGGGAAATGATAAAATTGGAACTACCAAGAAAGGAATTGGGCCTTGTTATGCCGACAAAATAAATAGAACAGGCATAAGAGCTGTTGACCTACTTAATATGGAAATTTTTGCAAAAAAATTAAAAATAAATTTAGATGAAAAAAATAAAATTATAGAAAAGATATACAATGAAAAACCCTTCAATTATGTTGATATCTTAAATAAATACAAAGAATATACAGAAATACTTAAACCTGTAATCACAAACACAGAAGAAATATTAAAAGATGCCATTATTTCAGAAAAAACCATATTAATAGAAGGAGCTCAGGGTACGATGCTTGATATTGAACATGGAACATTCCCATTCGTAACATCAAGTAGCACATTAATCACAGCAGCAGTGGGGTGTGGCATTCCTTCCTCAAAAATAAAACAAAAAATTGGGATAATAAAGGCATTCTCTTCAAGAGTTGGGGCAGGTCCTTTTGCAAGTGAAATCAAAGACTCTATTGGTGATAAGATTAGAGAAAAGGGAAAAGAATATGGGGCAACTACAGGAAGACCTAGACGAATTGGTTGGCTTGATATTTTAACTATCAAAAAATCAGTAGGTCTTAATGAATTAAACCATTTAGCTTTAACCAAACTAGACATTTTAAATGACATGGAAGAACTCAAGATTTGTGTGGCCTATGAATATCAAGGAAAAATATATGAATATATACCCACTTCTTGTGAAATATTAGAAAAAGCTAAACCTATATACAAAACTTTCAAAGGATTTAAACAAGATATTAGCAACATAAGTAGGTATGAAGACTTACCAACTGAAGCTAGAGAATACATCGAATTCATTGAAAGAGAAGTTGGAGTTCAAATTTCAATTATTTCCCTTGGAGAAGCACGAGAAAAAACCATTTTTAGGAATAAAGAATGGATAAATATATAA
- a CDS encoding DNA-3-methyladenine glycosylase: MDREFFTHDAIIVAKSLLGHFLIRKIDGEEIVTKIVETEAYMGTIDRACHAYGGRKTNRTSAMYNVGGYAYIYIIYGMYYMLNVVASNENNPHAVLIRAVEPIYPLLKGNSMVTNGPGKLTKYLNIDLRFNKVDLISNTELFLKNGLSFDFEVVNSKRINIDYAGEEYATKLWRFYIKGNKFVSKY; the protein is encoded by the coding sequence ATGGATAGAGAGTTTTTTACGCATGATGCTATTATTGTAGCTAAGTCTTTACTTGGTCACTTTTTGATAAGAAAAATAGATGGAGAAGAAATTGTTACAAAGATTGTTGAAACAGAGGCATATATGGGAACAATAGACAGAGCTTGTCATGCATATGGTGGGAGAAAAACTAATCGTACAAGTGCTATGTATAATGTCGGAGGATATGCTTATATTTATATAATTTATGGTATGTACTACATGTTAAATGTTGTAGCATCTAATGAGAACAATCCTCATGCTGTTTTAATAAGAGCTGTTGAGCCCATTTATCCTTTACTTAAAGGGAATTCCATGGTTACTAATGGGCCTGGTAAACTTACTAAGTACTTAAATATAGATTTAAGATTTAATAAAGTAGATCTTATTAGTAATACTGAGCTTTTTTTAAAAAATGGATTGTCTTTTGATTTTGAAGTAGTGAACTCAAAGAGAATAAATATTGATTATGCAGGTGAAGAGTATGCTACTAAACTTTGGAGATTTTATATAAAGGGAAATAAATTTGTGTCTAAATATTAA
- a CDS encoding 6-phospho-alpha-glucosidase, with protein MNKKFNIVIAGGGSTFTPGIVLMLLDHLDEFPIEHIKLYDIDSERQDIVGKACKILIGERYPDVKFSYTTDPKEAFSNVDFVMAHIRVGKYEMRELDETIPLKHGVVGQETCGPGGIAYGMRSIGGVIELVDYMEKYSPNAWMLNYSNPAAIVAEATRCLRPKSKILNICDMPVGIENRFIDILRLKSRKELIVRYYGLNHFGWWTEVRHVNGDDLMPKLIEHVKEHGYLSGREAETGQHIDVSWTSTFGKAKDVAALDPSTLPNTYLKYYLYSDYELAHTDPTKTRVKEVKEGREAKVFGECRKIAEKNTAVGTTIEIDEHASYIVDLARAIAFNTGERMLLIVENNGAVENFDPTAMVEVPCIVGSNGPERICMGRIPQFQKGLMEQQVSVEKLTVEAWIEKSYLKLWQALTMSKMVPSASVAKAILDDLIEANKGYWPELK; from the coding sequence ATGAATAAAAAATTTAATATTGTGATTGCTGGTGGGGGGAGTACCTTTACTCCAGGCATAGTTTTAATGTTACTTGATCATCTTGATGAGTTTCCCATTGAGCATATTAAGCTTTATGATATTGATAGCGAGCGTCAAGATATTGTTGGTAAAGCTTGCAAGATATTAATTGGAGAGAGATATCCTGATGTAAAGTTTTCTTATACTACAGACCCAAAGGAAGCTTTTAGTAATGTTGATTTTGTAATGGCTCATATTCGAGTTGGTAAATATGAAATGAGAGAACTTGATGAGACCATACCTCTTAAACATGGAGTTGTGGGACAAGAAACGTGCGGACCTGGTGGAATTGCTTATGGTATGCGTTCAATTGGAGGTGTTATTGAACTTGTTGACTATATGGAAAAATATTCACCCAATGCTTGGATGTTAAATTATTCTAATCCTGCTGCTATTGTTGCTGAGGCTACAAGATGTCTCCGTCCTAAATCTAAGATATTAAATATTTGTGATATGCCAGTTGGAATAGAAAATAGGTTTATTGATATTTTAAGATTAAAATCTAGAAAAGAATTGATTGTAAGATACTATGGTCTTAATCATTTTGGATGGTGGACTGAGGTTAGACATGTAAACGGTGATGATTTGATGCCAAAATTAATAGAACATGTAAAAGAACATGGGTATCTTTCAGGAAGAGAGGCTGAGACAGGCCAGCATATTGATGTAAGTTGGACTTCAACATTTGGTAAAGCAAAAGATGTTGCTGCTCTTGATCCAAGTACTCTGCCGAATACTTATTTGAAATATTATTTGTATAGTGACTATGAGCTTGCACATACTGATCCTACTAAAACAAGAGTTAAAGAAGTCAAGGAAGGAAGAGAAGCTAAGGTATTTGGGGAATGTAGGAAAATAGCTGAGAAAAATACTGCTGTTGGTACTACTATTGAGATTGATGAGCATGCATCTTATATTGTTGACCTTGCTAGAGCAATAGCTTTTAATACAGGTGAAAGGATGCTTTTGATTGTTGAAAATAATGGAGCTGTTGAAAACTTTGACCCTACTGCTATGGTGGAAGTTCCTTGTATTGTTGGTTCTAATGGACCTGAGCGTATATGTATGGGCAGAATTCCGCAGTTTCAGAAGGGACTTATGGAACAACAAGTTTCTGTTGAAAAACTTACAGTTGAAGCTTGGATAGAAAAATCATATTTAAAGTTGTGGCAAGCTTTGACTATGTCTAAAATGGTGCCAAGTGCAAGTGTTGCTAAGGCAATTCTTGATGACCTTATTGAGGCTAATAAGGGCTATTGGCCAGAATTGAAATAA
- a CDS encoding alpha-glucoside-specific PTS transporter subunit IIBC — protein sequence MVQTMQKFGSAMVIPALFFALFGLVVGVSSVFLVGASPGVWRDFWWMMGEGGWTIFRQMPLLFAASLPISLVKKASARACIESFLAFLLFNYFIAAILSLYGQTFGVDYSMEPGGTSGLTMLANIKTLDTSIFGAIIVSCIIIYLHNRYFDVKFSPYLQIFSGSNYIVALSFLTMLPLAVIFCIVWPKIQMGIAGLQGVMAYSGAFGVWLYTFLERVLIPFGFHHFIYQPFIFGPAVVDDGILKYWAEHIQEFSQSTTPLKDLFPGGGFALHGNSKVFGVLGLSLAMYYTAKEDKRKALKGLLIPAALTSMINGITEPIEFTFLFAAPVLFVLHSVLAGCMSAIMYSFGLVGNMGTGIIDFALLNWIPMWKNHPEPYIAQIIIGSIFTAIYFFSFKYLILKFNFKTPGRWEDDTPVKLHTKKDYIGDQRRHQALSIIHMLGGKANITDLSNCATRLRVTVKDVNKVHPDESFKKQGVKGIFKTNNYFQIVIGLDVPVIREEIESILESKEEEI from the coding sequence ATGGTACAAACAATGCAAAAGTTCGGAAGTGCAATGGTTATTCCTGCTTTGTTTTTTGCTTTATTTGGTTTGGTCGTAGGGGTATCATCTGTATTTTTGGTAGGTGCAAGTCCTGGAGTTTGGAGAGATTTTTGGTGGATGATGGGGGAAGGTGGTTGGACAATTTTTAGACAAATGCCTTTGCTTTTCGCGGCTTCTTTGCCAATAAGCTTAGTAAAAAAAGCTTCTGCTAGAGCTTGTATTGAATCTTTCCTTGCATTTTTACTTTTTAATTATTTTATTGCAGCTATTTTAAGTCTTTATGGTCAAACTTTTGGTGTTGATTATTCTATGGAACCAGGAGGAACCAGTGGACTTACTATGTTAGCTAATATTAAAACGCTTGATACTAGCATATTTGGGGCAATTATAGTTTCCTGTATTATTATTTATTTGCATAATAGGTATTTTGATGTCAAATTTTCTCCTTATTTGCAAATTTTTTCAGGTAGTAATTACATAGTGGCTCTAAGCTTTTTGACCATGTTACCTTTAGCGGTGATTTTTTGTATTGTTTGGCCAAAGATACAAATGGGAATTGCTGGTTTACAGGGAGTGATGGCGTATTCAGGGGCCTTTGGAGTATGGCTTTATACATTCTTAGAGAGAGTTTTAATTCCCTTTGGATTTCATCACTTCATTTATCAACCATTTATATTTGGACCAGCTGTTGTTGATGATGGAATTTTAAAGTATTGGGCTGAGCATATTCAAGAATTTTCTCAAAGTACTACTCCTCTTAAGGATTTGTTTCCAGGAGGTGGATTTGCCCTTCATGGAAATTCTAAGGTGTTTGGTGTTCTTGGTCTGTCTTTAGCTATGTATTATACCGCCAAAGAAGATAAGAGAAAGGCTTTAAAGGGTTTATTAATTCCAGCAGCTTTAACTTCAATGATTAATGGAATAACAGAACCTATTGAATTTACATTCCTATTTGCTGCTCCTGTACTTTTTGTCCTACATTCTGTTCTTGCAGGTTGCATGTCTGCCATTATGTATTCGTTTGGGCTTGTAGGAAACATGGGTACTGGGATAATTGATTTTGCGTTGTTGAATTGGATTCCTATGTGGAAGAACCACCCCGAGCCTTATATAGCGCAGATTATTATTGGTAGCATTTTTACAGCTATTTATTTCTTTTCATTTAAATATTTAATATTGAAATTTAATTTTAAGACTCCTGGTAGATGGGAAGATGATACTCCTGTTAAATTACATACTAAGAAGGATTACATTGGAGATCAACGTAGACATCAAGCCTTAAGCATAATTCATATGTTGGGAGGAAAAGCTAATATCACAGACCTTAGTAATTGTGCTACAAGACTTAGAGTTACTGTTAAAGATGTAAATAAGGTACATCCCGATGAGAGTTTTAAAAAACAAGGTGTTAAGGGAATATTTAAAACGAACAATTATTTTCAAATTGTTATTGGACTTGATGTTCCAGTAATAAGAGAAGAGATAGAATCTATTCTTGAGAGTAAAGAGGAGGAAATATGA